The segment TAATCCCGGTCCCGGTGGGTGGGGAGCAATCCTCAGATATAAGGACGGAGATAAGGAATTTGAAAAAGAGATCAATGGCGCTGAGCCGGAAACAACCAATAACAAAATGGAGCTTACTGCAGTGATTAAAGCGTTGGAAGCCCTGAAAGAAAAATGCAAAATCGATTTATATACTGACAGTAAATATGTAGCCCAGGGCATTGAGGAATGGTTGCCGAACTGGGAAAAAAACGGC is part of the Candidatus Margulisiibacteriota bacterium genome and harbors:
- the rnhA gene encoding ribonuclease HI — encoded protein: MKHVIIYTDGACSGNPGPGGWGAILRYKDGDKEFEKEINGAEPETTNNKMELTAVIKALEALKEKCKIDLYTDSKYVAQGIEEWLPNWEKNGWRNANKKPVKNQELWRRLKELKDQHKVTFHWVKGHADNPYNNRCDELAVLAIDEIRKN